In Bacillota bacterium, the following proteins share a genomic window:
- the cls gene encoding cardiolipin synthase — protein MKRIFLVVALIIVALFLYTITILQYIYITSINSVLPNRIILYVVVGFFGVFALFLAIKIILKQTYAYNKSYWIIIILLNPILGIVLYFIFARDFVTKKFFKTRPLISSKAFLGLEELTNPTYEKSPYGDIFRFVHETTGRSVYEDDTFVEILNNGDVFFPRLIEELNKAKDYIFMEFYIIKTDCIGRRVLDVLKEKALQGIKVHLIYDHFGSNKHLDFKYMKSLKVAGVHIGIFDPQSISLFNSNVNFRNHRKAIVIDGYVGFLGGINLGDEYNHQSLKFGFWRDTHILMMGNGVTSIQNVFIKDWYYITGNVIDRPMDKTNEHFPGLFSVVESGPDFENGLIRDIYLKMIFSAKKSIKIVTPYLIIEPELMAAIKIAKKSGVEISLLLPGKHDFFVVGFATESYYEQLLTMGVKIYEYIDCFVHSKILIIDDELASVGSVNFDPRSFHLNFEVTGIFANNAVKVLVNSFSEDISKSNQIDLEVWNKRGLIKRIIEGLFNLFSPIF, from the coding sequence ATGAAACGGATCTTTTTGGTAGTAGCATTGATAATTGTTGCATTGTTTCTATATACAATTACAATATTACAATACATTTATATCACTTCAATCAATAGCGTTTTACCTAATCGAATCATTTTATACGTTGTCGTTGGCTTTTTTGGAGTTTTTGCGCTTTTTCTAGCAATTAAAATTATCTTAAAGCAAACGTATGCTTACAATAAAAGCTATTGGATTATTATTATCTTGTTGAATCCAATCTTAGGAATAGTGCTTTACTTTATTTTTGCAAGGGATTTTGTAACAAAAAAATTCTTCAAGACAAGACCGTTAATTTCTTCAAAAGCCTTTTTAGGATTAGAAGAACTGACAAATCCGACTTATGAAAAAAGCCCCTATGGAGACATTTTCCGATTTGTTCATGAGACGACAGGAAGATCAGTATATGAAGACGACACCTTTGTTGAAATATTAAACAATGGAGATGTTTTTTTCCCAAGATTGATTGAAGAGTTAAATAAAGCAAAAGATTATATTTTCATGGAATTTTATATCATAAAAACAGATTGTATTGGAAGACGTGTATTAGATGTTTTAAAAGAAAAAGCACTTCAAGGTATAAAGGTTCATTTAATATATGACCATTTTGGTAGTAACAAACATCTTGATTTTAAGTATATGAAATCTTTAAAAGTAGCCGGGGTTCATATAGGGATTTTTGATCCTCAAAGCATATCGCTGTTTAATAGTAATGTTAATTTTAGAAATCATAGAAAAGCTATTGTGATTGATGGTTATGTTGGATTCTTGGGTGGAATCAATTTAGGAGATGAATACAACCACCAATCTTTAAAATTTGGATTTTGGCGCGATACTCATATTTTAATGATGGGTAATGGAGTTACTAGTATACAAAATGTTTTTATCAAAGATTGGTATTATATAACAGGAAACGTCATTGATAGACCCATGGATAAAACAAACGAACATTTCCCAGGATTGTTTTCTGTTGTGGAATCTGGACCGGATTTTGAAAATGGATTGATTAGAGATATTTATTTGAAAATGATATTTTCAGCAAAAAAATCCATAAAAATAGTAACGCCTTACTTGATTATCGAGCCAGAATTAATGGCCGCAATTAAAATAGCTAAGAAAAGCGGAGTTGAAATCTCATTGCTATTACCAGGAAAACATGATTTTTTTGTTGTTGGATTTGCTACTGAATCTTATTACGAACAACTCTTAACTATGGGAGTAAAAATATATGAATACATCGATTGTTTTGTTCATTCCAAAATACTAATTATCGATGATGAACTAGCCTCAGTAGGATCGGTTAATTTTGATCCAAGAAGTTTTCATCTCAATTTTGAAGTAACCGGAATTTTTGCAAATAATGCAGTAAAAGTATTGGTAAATAGTTTTAGTGAAGATATTAGCAAATCAAATCAAATAGATTTAGAAGTTTGGAACAAAAGAGGACTTATAAAAAGAATCATTGAAGGATTATTTAATTTATTCAGTCCAATTTTTTAG
- a CDS encoding cold shock domain-containing protein, which translates to MNGTVKWFNAEKGYGFITDENGKDIFAHYSAIQGDGYKALENGQAVQFDVVDGARGPQAANIVKQ; encoded by the coding sequence ATGAACGGAACAGTAAAATGGTTTAACGCAGAAAAAGGTTATGGATTTATCACTGATGAAAATGGGAAAGATATTTTCGCACATTATTCAGCAATCCAAGGCGATGGTTACAAAGCTTTAGAAAACGGTCAAGCAGTACAATTTGACGTAGTTGATGGAGCTAGAGGCCCTCAAGCTGCAAATATAGTAAAACAATAG
- the cysS gene encoding cysteine--tRNA ligase, protein MKIFNTYTNSLEEFIPHHLNHVSIYVCGPTVYNYIHIGNARPVVFFDVVRRYFESKGYFVKFVSNFTDVDDNIIEKAQAENVSELEISNRYIKAFLNDVESLGSKTDYIKPKVTEYMDEIISYINDLILTGFAYEVEGDVYFRVSKISEYGKLSNRKLDDLISGARIEINPLKENPLDFNLWKKTSKGINWDSPFSQGRPGWHTECVAMIEDLFGEEIDIHGGGSDLIFPHHENEIAHSFAKHNHNVAKYWMHNGRLNLETEKMSKSLGNVIFVKDLTVNKMAFRLFILSTHYRAPLNFNYDNLLSVEKEWIKLENTVKSLFRKIELHSDDKPLTNVSSEEINKFLQDFDEAMELDFNTPNAITALQALIKYCNILLREKANITLLKSALSACQFMLNILGLSVELTLLCEEDKQLLSRWKEARKMKDFALADKLREELTLRNLI, encoded by the coding sequence TTGAAAATATTCAATACATACACTAATTCATTAGAAGAGTTTATTCCGCATCACTTAAATCATGTTTCTATTTATGTTTGCGGTCCAACGGTATATAACTACATTCACATTGGCAATGCAAGGCCTGTGGTTTTTTTCGATGTGGTCAGACGCTATTTTGAATCGAAAGGATACTTTGTAAAATTCGTTTCTAATTTTACAGATGTTGATGATAATATCATTGAAAAAGCGCAAGCAGAAAATGTCTCAGAACTTGAAATCAGCAATCGATATATAAAGGCATTTCTAAATGATGTAGAATCACTAGGATCTAAAACGGATTATATAAAACCAAAAGTCACGGAGTACATGGATGAAATTATCTCATATATTAATGATTTAATTTTAACAGGATTTGCCTATGAAGTCGAAGGGGATGTCTATTTTAGAGTTTCAAAAATTAGTGAGTATGGAAAGCTTAGCAATCGAAAACTAGACGATTTGATTAGCGGGGCAAGAATAGAGATTAATCCTTTAAAAGAAAATCCTTTAGATTTTAACTTATGGAAAAAAACAAGCAAAGGAATAAATTGGGATTCTCCATTTTCACAAGGAAGACCTGGTTGGCATACGGAATGCGTTGCCATGATTGAAGATCTTTTTGGTGAAGAAATTGATATTCATGGTGGAGGGTCAGATTTGATTTTCCCTCATCACGAAAATGAGATTGCTCATTCATTTGCTAAACACAATCATAATGTTGCTAAGTACTGGATGCATAATGGAAGATTAAATTTAGAAACCGAAAAGATGAGTAAAAGTTTAGGAAATGTTATTTTCGTAAAAGATCTAACAGTAAATAAAATGGCATTTCGTCTCTTCATATTATCTACACATTACAGAGCCCCTTTAAATTTTAATTATGACAATTTATTATCGGTTGAAAAAGAATGGATTAAACTGGAAAACACTGTAAAATCGCTGTTTCGCAAAATTGAACTTCATTCTGATGATAAGCCTTTGACAAATGTCTCATCAGAAGAAATTAACAAGTTTCTTCAAGACTTCGACGAAGCAATGGAACTTGATTTTAACACACCAAATGCCATTACTGCTCTACAAGCGTTGATTAAATATTGCAACATTTTGTTGCGAGAAAAAGCAAACATTACTCTGTTAAAAAGCGCGCTAAGTGCATGCCAATTCATGTTAAACATTTTAGGTCTTTCTGTGGAACTTACTTTGTTATGTGAAGAAGACAAACAATTGCTTTCAAGATGGAAAGAAGCGAGAAAAATGAAAGATTTTGCATTGGCTGACAAATTAAGAGAAGAACTTACTCTAAGGAATTTAATATGA
- the rlmB gene encoding 23S rRNA (guanosine(2251)-2'-O)-methyltransferase RlmB → MSVYIYGKNPAKEILETDKLIIKAYFMDDTKSDLFLEVKRKQIPFETLSKKEFEKRFSGNTQGIVLEVEDYKTVSLEEVMKDLDLSLNPFFIMLDGIEDPHNFGAIIRSAEAGGCSGIIIPKNRSVKITGTVAKVSSGAIEYIKIIEVVNLNQTIEKLKKKSFWIIGTDVNSEKSYQDIFVDRPLCLVIGSEGKGLSKLVKEHVDFNVKIPMIGKINSLNASVSAGILIFDILRRKTE, encoded by the coding sequence ATGAGTGTATATATATATGGAAAGAACCCAGCTAAAGAAATCTTAGAAACTGATAAATTAATAATCAAAGCCTATTTTATGGATGACACAAAATCAGATTTATTTCTTGAAGTAAAACGAAAACAAATTCCGTTTGAAACTTTAAGTAAAAAGGAATTTGAAAAACGATTTTCTGGAAATACTCAAGGCATTGTTTTAGAAGTTGAAGATTATAAAACAGTTTCTCTTGAAGAGGTAATGAAAGATCTTGATTTGTCTTTGAATCCTTTTTTTATCATGCTTGACGGAATCGAAGATCCACATAATTTTGGAGCTATTATTCGTAGCGCAGAAGCGGGAGGGTGTTCTGGAATTATCATTCCGAAAAATCGAAGTGTTAAAATTACTGGAACAGTTGCTAAGGTATCCTCTGGTGCTATAGAATACATTAAAATTATTGAAGTTGTAAATTTAAATCAGACCATTGAGAAACTTAAAAAAAAATCTTTCTGGATTATTGGAACTGATGTGAATTCAGAAAAAAGTTACCAAGACATCTTCGTTGATAGGCCACTATGTTTGGTTATTGGAAGTGAAGGAAAAGGATTAAGTAAATTAGTCAAAGAACATGTCGATTTTAATGTTAAAATACCAATGATAGGAAAGATTAATTCGCTTAATGCATCAGTTTCTGCAGGCATTCTTATCTTTGATATTTTAAGAAGAAAAACGGAATAG
- a CDS encoding ribonuclease III has translation MILQNGLTLAYIGDAYFELKIRRYLLDKGITKVNELHQEAIKFTQASGQAKAIFSLLDDFLNPEEIAVYKRGRNMSSTHKPKNADLTTYRHATGFEAMLGYLYLQDEWDRLEEIMKRSIEIIEEL, from the coding sequence ATGATTTTACAAAACGGACTTACGCTAGCTTATATTGGTGACGCTTATTTTGAACTTAAAATTCGAAGATATTTATTGGATAAAGGAATTACAAAAGTGAATGAATTACATCAAGAAGCTATCAAGTTTACTCAAGCATCAGGACAAGCCAAAGCTATATTTTCTCTTTTAGATGATTTCTTAAATCCGGAAGAAATAGCTGTCTACAAAAGAGGAAGAAACATGTCCTCGACACATAAACCAAAAAATGCTGATTTAACAACTTATCGTCATGCTACTGGTTTTGAAGCAATGCTTGGATATCTTTACTTACAAGATGAATGGGATCGACTTGAAGAAATTATGAAAAGAAGTATAGAAATTATTGAAGAACTCTAA
- the rpmG gene encoding 50S ribosomal protein L33 translates to MKNKAILICQECLSRNYEIKKDNNHIVRFEVMKYCNKCKKHTLHKESK, encoded by the coding sequence ATGAAAAATAAAGCTATCTTGATATGTCAAGAATGTTTATCTAGAAATTATGAAATAAAAAAAGACAATAATCATATTGTAAGATTTGAAGTAATGAAATATTGTAATAAGTGCAAAAAGCACACGCTACATAAAGAAAGCAAGTAG
- the nusG gene encoding transcription termination/antitermination protein NusG has protein sequence MDNNKRLWYIVQTYSGKENSVKDNILRRIETMEMENLIFQVMIPEELKTEKKADGSLKEKMVKMFPGYVFLEMIVTDDSWFVIRNTPGVTGFLGSSGGGTKPIPLLPDEINPILKQCGLLSVQKLNAKPGQKVKLAAGPFAGQVGIIESIDDEKGQVMVLVDMFGRKTPIELDFAEIEVI, from the coding sequence ATGGATAACAATAAACGTTTATGGTATATCGTACAAACGTATTCCGGAAAAGAAAATTCGGTTAAGGATAATATTTTAAGACGGATTGAGACCATGGAAATGGAAAACCTTATTTTTCAAGTGATGATTCCAGAAGAGTTAAAAACTGAAAAAAAAGCAGATGGATCTTTAAAAGAAAAAATGGTTAAAATGTTTCCAGGATATGTATTTCTTGAAATGATTGTGACAGATGATTCATGGTTTGTCATCCGAAACACTCCTGGTGTAACTGGATTTCTTGGTAGTAGCGGAGGCGGAACGAAACCAATCCCTTTGTTGCCAGATGAAATTAATCCAATCTTGAAACAATGCGGATTGTTATCCGTTCAAAAATTAAATGCAAAACCTGGTCAAAAAGTTAAACTTGCCGCAGGGCCTTTCGCAGGTCAAGTAGGAATCATTGAAAGCATTGATGACGAAAAAGGTCAAGTGATGGTTCTAGTTGATATGTTTGGAAGAAAAACACCTATTGAATTAGATTTTGCAGAAATTGAAGTTATTTAA
- the secE gene encoding preprotein translocase subunit SecE, translating to MADIKKEKKVKLAKPKKVITEEKQSRVMEILKKEYAFENWLLAILSPVLVLYGIYIVMGTFGSVDLTAILGTSGIGFVDFFFETDLKRILTGVFLILIGTLVIVYLVIPILKPSIQEMKKVSWASGKILARNTTRVFGFLVFLMVVFTLYGFVLDPLFKWLYSL from the coding sequence ATGGCTGATATCAAGAAAGAAAAGAAAGTCAAATTAGCAAAACCCAAAAAAGTAATCACTGAAGAAAAACAATCCCGTGTGATGGAGATTCTTAAAAAAGAATATGCCTTCGAAAACTGGCTTTTAGCCATTTTATCACCAGTACTTGTTTTATATGGTATTTATATTGTAATGGGCACATTTGGAAGCGTCGATCTAACCGCTATATTGGGAACTTCAGGAATAGGATTTGTCGATTTTTTCTTTGAAACAGATTTAAAAAGAATTCTTACAGGAGTCTTCTTAATTCTAATAGGCACATTAGTTATTGTTTATTTGGTCATTCCAATTTTAAAACCAAGTATTCAAGAAATGAAAAAAGTAAGCTGGGCTTCAGGAAAAATACTTGCAAGAAATACAACTCGAGTTTTTGGATTTTTGGTCTTTTTAATGGTGGTTTTTACGCTATACGGTTTTGTTCTTGACCCACTATTTAAATGGCTATATAGTTTGTAA
- a CDS encoding DNA recombination protein RmuC: MTTPEILGLISVIFGAVSVGLLFIIFLRKHKESPMNSNLDALENSLTKQVDELKMTITKSLFESMFEFNKQVNHQLLDTSQKSSDNITEFRLNVNKELVGFQEKINEKLTVDFKSLTDTIDQKMYKINEKVEERLTKGFSDTNQTFLQIAERVKVIDDAQKKIESLSNEMIGLQNILSNNQARGSFGEYQLNQLLYSVFADNDKLYQTQYTIKEQRGKQESVRADAVVFMPQPNKMIAIDSKFPFSSYSKLFDNKELSKEDELKLIQNFGAEVKKHITDISSKYIISGVTADYALMFVASDGILALLHSKLTNVIEYARNKYITIVSPTTLIPLLSSYKAVYIDHERSKYANEINLQLLMLNKEFKQFGSEWNKLNSNIQNLTKQSDSVNIRVEKINSKFSQIKNVDFLDEENPQKMISNSTDEEENL, translated from the coding sequence ATGACTACACCAGAAATATTAGGATTAATCAGCGTAATCTTTGGAGCAGTTTCCGTGGGATTACTGTTTATCATTTTTTTAAGAAAACACAAAGAATCGCCAATGAATTCAAATTTAGATGCATTAGAAAATTCGCTTACCAAGCAGGTCGATGAATTAAAAATGACGATTACAAAATCGCTTTTTGAATCGATGTTTGAATTTAACAAACAAGTCAATCATCAACTACTAGATACTTCACAAAAATCATCAGATAATATCACTGAATTTCGATTAAATGTCAATAAAGAATTGGTTGGATTTCAAGAGAAAATTAATGAAAAATTGACCGTTGATTTTAAATCCTTAACAGATACCATTGATCAAAAAATGTATAAAATCAATGAAAAAGTAGAGGAAAGACTTACCAAAGGATTTAGCGATACCAATCAAACGTTTTTACAAATTGCTGAAAGAGTAAAAGTTATTGATGACGCACAAAAGAAAATTGAAAGTTTATCAAATGAAATGATAGGACTTCAAAACATTTTGTCAAACAATCAAGCAAGAGGATCATTTGGAGAATATCAATTAAATCAATTGCTTTACAGCGTGTTTGCAGATAATGATAAATTATATCAAACTCAATATACGATAAAGGAACAACGAGGAAAACAAGAATCCGTCAGAGCAGATGCGGTTGTATTTATGCCACAACCAAATAAAATGATAGCAATTGATTCAAAATTTCCGTTTTCATCCTATTCCAAACTTTTTGATAACAAAGAATTATCCAAAGAAGATGAATTAAAATTAATTCAAAACTTCGGAGCTGAAGTAAAAAAACATATCACTGATATTTCTTCTAAATACATTATATCTGGAGTTACAGCTGATTACGCACTTATGTTTGTTGCAAGTGATGGAATATTAGCTTTGCTTCATTCTAAACTTACTAATGTAATTGAATATGCAAGAAACAAATATATAACCATTGTTTCACCAACAACATTGATACCTTTGCTTTCTTCTTATAAAGCTGTTTATATTGATCACGAAAGAAGCAAATATGCAAATGAAATTAATCTTCAATTGTTGATGTTAAATAAAGAGTTTAAACAATTTGGAAGTGAGTGGAACAAACTCAATAGCAACATTCAAAACTTAACGAAACAAAGTGATAGTGTAAATATAAGAGTGGAAAAAATAAATTCTAAGTTCAGTCAAATCAAGAATGTAGACTTTTTAGATGAGGAAAACCCCCAAAAAATGATATCTAATTCTACCGATGAAGAGGAGAATTTATAG
- a CDS encoding sigma-70 family RNA polymerase sigma factor, translating into MNFRNYNDYEIINLIKQGHEEALNLMVEKYKLFIAKKIGKFNLAIEYDDCFQEGLIILYKSVIQFDESYNKSFTRYFEHNLENRFISILRSRNRYGKFIYEKLPVLFDYEVNEIEKTYFCKQEMEEVFESFSTFEKSVFENKFLKHLSTIETANSMNCEVKKVYNAIDRIRQKLKMHLE; encoded by the coding sequence ATGAATTTTCGCAATTATAATGATTATGAAATCATCAATTTAATTAAACAAGGTCATGAAGAAGCACTTAATTTGATGGTTGAAAAGTATAAGTTATTTATTGCGAAAAAGATTGGAAAATTCAACCTAGCTATTGAATACGATGATTGTTTTCAAGAAGGACTCATTATTTTGTACAAATCCGTTATTCAATTCGATGAAAGTTATAATAAATCCTTCACTCGGTATTTTGAGCATAATTTAGAAAATCGTTTCATATCAATTTTGCGTTCAAGAAATAGATATGGCAAATTTATTTATGAAAAATTACCTGTTCTTTTTGATTATGAAGTAAACGAAATTGAAAAAACCTATTTTTGTAAACAAGAAATGGAAGAAGTCTTTGAATCGTTTTCTACGTTTGAAAAATCGGTTTTTGAAAATAAGTTTTTAAAACACTTATCGACAATTGAAACAGCAAATTCTATGAATTGTGAAGTAAAAAAAGTCTATAATGCTATTGACAGGATAAGACAGAAGTTAAAAATGCATTTAGAGTAA